A stretch of DNA from Microbacterium saperdae:
GTCGAGGAACAGTGACGAGGTGCCCAAGCCGCAGTCGTAGTCCAGCGTCGGGAGGGCGGCGGCCAGGGCGGCCCCCTGTGAGAGTCCGATCGCGGTGTCGAGTGCGCTGGAGACGACGACGGGAAGGCCGGCAGCGGTCACGATCTGCAGCGCGTGCCTCACGCCGCCGAGCGGCTGCGCCTTGATCACGAGCAGGTCTGCGGCTCGGGCGCGGGCGACGGCCAGAGGGTCGGACGACTTCCGCACGCTCTCGTCTGCGGCGACCGGGATGCCGAGGTACTTCACGCGCTGACGCAGTTCGGCGAGCTCGGGCACCGTGGCGCAGGGCTGTTCGACGTACTCGAGGTCGAACTCGTTCAGCGCGTGCACTGCGCGCTCTGCCTCGTCGACGTTCCAGGCGCCGTTCGCGTCGATGCGGATGCGCCCCTCGGGGCCCATGACCTCACGCACCGCCCGGATTCGGGACACGTCGTCGGCGAGAGACTGACCGGGCTCGGCGACCTTGACCTTCGCGGTGCGGCATCCGGCGAACCGCGCCAGCAGCTCGGGGACGAGGGCGGCGTCGATCGCCGGGACCGTCGCATTCACCCCGATGCGGTCGCGCAGCGGCTCGGGCTGGACATTCCACGCGAAGTCGATCGCGGCGGCGAGCCACGTCGCGGCCTCCGCGTCCTCGTACTCCGTGAAGGGGGAGAACTCCGCCCACCCCTGCGGGCCCTCGAAGAGAAGCGCCTCTCTGGTGTCCACACCGCGGAAACGGCTGTGCATCGGGAGGGCGACGACCCTGGCCGAGTCGATCAGGTCTGCGAGCGGCGGGATCATGTGCCCATTCTGCTCTCTGCGCGCCTGTGCGTGGCATCCCGCGCCGGGGCGAGTCGCGGCGACTCAGCCGAGACGCTTCTGCAGTTCGCCCATCCGCTCGCTGGGGCGGAATCCGAGCAGCGTGTTCACGGCGAGCATGTGCGCATTCGACTCGGCGTTGTAGGTGTAGATCGCGCGGGTCTGCGGAGCCTCGTGCTGCAGCATCCGCAGGTTCGCGAGCTTCACGGCCGTTCCGAGCCGGTGCCCACGATCGGCGCCGCGCACGAGCGTGCCCCACTGGTAGGCGTTTCCGTCATCGCCCGACACCACCACCTGCGTGTACGCGGCGGCCTCGCCCTGAGCGGTCAGCGCGATGGTGCCGAACGAGGTGCGGTTCTGGCGGATCAGGAGCTTCTCCTGCTCGCGGATGCTGTCGACGTCGGGCTTCATGGGTTCGATGTCGAGGTCGCCGCTGGGGGCTTCGGTGTCGATCGACGCGTCCAGTACCGTCCATCCCTCGATCACGTCATCCGGGACGGGGCCGACCCAGCTGCGGATCGTGTAGCCACTGATCGCAGCGGCGATGTCTGCTGCGAGGGAATCGAGCACGGCGGGATTCGCCGGCAACTCCAAGCGGTTCTGCACGTCGCCGAGCGCGAGCG
This window harbors:
- a CDS encoding GNAT family N-acetyltransferase; this encodes MTIEISRIDPFDSESVDAWWETYAAAERADRGADTPVWTREESRSELQQDSAVIERRGYLLRVGDAVVGSASLALPLKDNTHVAHLAVSVPPPHRRRGVGSAALAFLEAEATASARTTAQGTASWPYALGPDGTGTPGREFARHHGYALALGDVQNRLELPANPAVLDSLAADIAAAISGYTIRSWVGPVPDDVIEGWTVLDASIDTEAPSGDLDIEPMKPDVDSIREQEKLLIRQNRTSFGTIALTAQGEAAAYTQVVVSGDDGNAYQWGTLVRGADRGHRLGTAVKLANLRMLQHEAPQTRAIYTYNAESNAHMLAVNTLLGFRPSERMGELQKRLG
- a CDS encoding o-succinylbenzoate synthase; the encoded protein is MIPPLADLIDSARVVALPMHSRFRGVDTREALLFEGPQGWAEFSPFTEYEDAEAATWLAAAIDFAWNVQPEPLRDRIGVNATVPAIDAALVPELLARFAGCRTAKVKVAEPGQSLADDVSRIRAVREVMGPEGRIRIDANGAWNVDEAERAVHALNEFDLEYVEQPCATVPELAELRQRVKYLGIPVAADESVRKSSDPLAVARARAADLLVIKAQPLGGVRHALQIVTAAGLPVVVSSALDTAIGLSQGAALAAALPTLDYDCGLGTSSLFLDDVADLRPVDGSIPVGRLTPDPAALTRLAASDERREWWVARLARCHYELGAAAR